From a region of the Corallococcus macrosporus genome:
- a CDS encoding VTC domain-containing protein: protein MISFAEGEVTKLRREFKRVLEASEAKAVCSRLSQELGGVLPPPTRIVSVYFDKQGYPLTARALTTPEDCLKVRTKEYSPDVGAAGRERVVLEVKRERNGLTQKRRVWVPRSELGRAIRGGVSLLPLFTGGSLSPVLAVTYRRHVYQVSQEWRVTVDRDIGFHAVSPELALSPTALTVERLGLPVWEDSRVVLEVKHLGAELPEWLSALNPGGPAAYSKFAEGMARVHAFASGGVGVVGG from the coding sequence ATGATCTCGTTCGCTGAAGGTGAAGTGACGAAGCTGCGGCGTGAGTTCAAGCGCGTGCTGGAGGCCTCCGAGGCCAAGGCGGTCTGCTCGCGGCTGTCGCAGGAGTTGGGCGGGGTGCTGCCGCCGCCCACGCGCATCGTGTCCGTGTACTTCGACAAGCAGGGCTATCCGCTGACGGCGCGCGCGCTGACCACGCCGGAGGACTGCCTCAAGGTGAGGACGAAGGAGTACTCGCCGGACGTGGGCGCGGCGGGCCGCGAGCGCGTGGTGCTGGAGGTGAAGCGCGAGCGCAATGGCCTCACGCAGAAGCGGCGCGTGTGGGTGCCCCGCTCGGAGCTGGGCCGGGCCATCCGGGGCGGCGTGAGCCTCCTGCCGCTCTTCACCGGAGGCAGCCTGTCCCCGGTGCTGGCGGTGACGTACCGGCGGCACGTGTACCAGGTGTCGCAGGAGTGGCGGGTGACGGTGGACCGGGACATCGGCTTCCACGCCGTGTCACCGGAGCTGGCCCTGTCGCCCACGGCGCTGACGGTGGAGCGGCTGGGGCTGCCCGTGTGGGAGGACTCGCGGGTGGTGTTGGAGGTGAAGCACCTCGGGGCGGAATTGCCCGAGTGGCTGTCGGCCCTCAATCCGGGGGGCCCGGCGGCGTACAGCAAGTTCGCGGAAGGCATGGCGCGGGTGCATGCCTTCGCTTCAGGTGGCGTTGGGGTCGTAGGGGGTTAG
- the tmk gene encoding dTMP kinase, which translates to MFIDFEGIDGSGKTTLSNLLASRLKRLGYKVAHAREGGELQSPTARRIRELTRDARLLEMGPRAEFFLNLARDAQQLEEVIAPALKRGEVCITDRYLYSQLALTGGGRGLKEEQLLPSCELASQGLWPDLVILVDVDPDLARLRKRLGKVQSGKVNDSDSRKGLVGAGLAVRVREAFLAQARRDPARWIILENNDQPLRVLEQRLVEAVVARLEGREQPVQRLVPAPTPPPPGLACVDDVEERFFHAVDGLEAREPQLAAWLLNGIPGLPAHQRRLAYAERLPGLVARSLTGLDDDTAWTLRDVLSASVPVDVAEGLGFVTSPRSHALRQRLYAQAPAAVLEGLKRQDSPEAWALRERGLKDGHLAAVLLGLAGVDGEESWVVREAGMQRKLYSEVARSLGGLATERADALREALIPHDRLAVLKSTTGLETPVAVGLREQLEKGALKLVLRSLTGVDTPRAWAMRERGAALTKEALDSVDGMDSPRAWKLRASAARRWPATVVSSMRGLPLEAETRALLDRILEEQAGKLPVLRNAYAVVAQARLLEQAQRSARALAETLGVDAGRQEA; encoded by the coding sequence GTGTTCATCGATTTCGAAGGCATTGACGGCAGCGGCAAGACGACGCTGTCCAACCTGCTCGCGTCCCGGCTCAAGCGGCTGGGCTACAAGGTCGCGCACGCGCGCGAAGGCGGCGAATTGCAGTCGCCCACCGCGCGGCGCATCCGTGAGCTGACGCGCGACGCGCGGCTCCTGGAGATGGGTCCTCGCGCCGAGTTCTTCCTGAACCTGGCCCGCGACGCGCAACAACTGGAGGAGGTCATCGCGCCCGCGCTCAAGCGTGGCGAGGTGTGCATCACCGACCGCTACCTCTACTCGCAGCTCGCGCTGACGGGCGGCGGGCGCGGCCTGAAGGAGGAGCAGCTGCTGCCCTCCTGCGAGCTGGCCTCGCAGGGGCTGTGGCCGGACCTGGTCATCCTGGTGGACGTGGATCCGGACCTGGCGCGGCTGCGCAAGCGGCTGGGCAAGGTGCAGAGCGGCAAGGTGAACGACTCCGACAGCCGCAAGGGCCTCGTCGGCGCGGGGCTGGCGGTGCGCGTGCGCGAGGCGTTCCTCGCGCAGGCCCGCAGGGACCCCGCGCGGTGGATCATCCTGGAGAACAATGATCAGCCGCTGCGCGTGCTGGAGCAGCGCCTGGTGGAGGCCGTCGTCGCGCGGCTGGAGGGCCGTGAGCAGCCGGTGCAGCGGCTGGTCCCCGCCCCCACCCCGCCGCCGCCGGGCCTGGCGTGCGTGGACGACGTGGAGGAGCGCTTCTTCCACGCGGTGGACGGCCTGGAGGCGCGCGAGCCGCAGCTGGCCGCGTGGCTGCTCAACGGCATCCCGGGCCTGCCCGCGCACCAGCGCCGGCTGGCGTACGCGGAGCGGCTGCCAGGGCTCGTGGCCCGCAGCCTGACGGGGCTGGATGACGACACGGCGTGGACGCTGCGCGACGTGCTGTCCGCGAGCGTGCCGGTGGACGTGGCGGAGGGGCTGGGGTTCGTGACCTCCCCGCGCTCGCACGCGCTGCGGCAGCGGCTGTACGCGCAGGCGCCGGCGGCGGTGCTGGAGGGGCTCAAGCGCCAGGACTCGCCGGAGGCGTGGGCGCTGCGCGAGCGCGGTCTGAAGGACGGACACCTGGCGGCGGTGCTGCTGGGCCTGGCCGGCGTGGACGGCGAGGAGTCCTGGGTGGTCCGCGAGGCGGGCATGCAGCGCAAGCTGTACTCGGAGGTGGCGCGCAGCCTGGGCGGCCTGGCCACGGAGCGCGCGGACGCGCTGCGTGAGGCGCTGATTCCGCATGACCGGCTGGCGGTGCTCAAGAGCACCACGGGCCTGGAGACGCCGGTGGCCGTGGGGCTGCGGGAGCAACTGGAGAAGGGAGCGCTGAAGCTGGTGCTGCGCTCGCTCACCGGCGTGGACACGCCGCGCGCCTGGGCCATGCGTGAGCGCGGCGCCGCGCTGACGAAGGAGGCGCTGGACTCCGTGGACGGGATGGACTCGCCGCGCGCATGGAAGCTGCGGGCCTCCGCGGCGCGCCGGTGGCCGGCGACGGTGGTGTCGTCGATGCGCGGGCTGCCGCTGGAGGCGGAGACGCGGGCGCTGCTGGATCGCATCCTGGAGGAGCAGGCCGGGAAGCTGCCGGTGCTGCGCAACGCATACGCGGTGGTGGCGCAGGCGCGGCTGCTGGAGCAGGCGCAGCGGTCGGCGCGGGCACTGGCGGAGACGCTGGGCGTGGACGCCGGGCGGCAGGAGGCATGA
- a CDS encoding serine/threonine protein kinase: protein MNPQAFGKYQLLKKLATGGMAEVWLARQSGIEGFQKELVVKRILPHLAEDREFVEMFKNEALIAARFNHPNIAQVYEFGEANGTYYIAMEFIHGEDLGRVMRKASGMNQWIARPLAIRIVASACEGLYYAHSRTDDRGQPLNVVHRDISPQNILISFDGSVKLVDFGIAKAADQASMTKSGAIKGKFAYMAPEQAAGKHLDRRADIFAIGLVLYEMLTGHRPLKKDSELATLQAAMECAIPSPSEVADVPRDMDHVVMRALAKSADDRYDNAREFQTALEELLVNERWLVTSGQISELMKTLFADRLQEELKQGQFVPVGEDSNTSPPRPPPDMSWDAPPGEPSQSRGSRGNTRTGAAPRRATGMSPALAEDPNEYDAPSLTGVEPQPRRRSSVSEPVARRGTGTSNPNATQIARTNSRSDLRSQQVEDVPPPRRTSSRAVPVSEPPMRSRSGVHRMDLEDDERTRLPPPEDDPDTVPAPLPPRRRTSTSQSAAVEPPRRRTSSRVDAPRPRPVAPPVDDEDSGERRPSRNSAPPLPEPVKPKGGSVRALVTVGFVVGLLALGVLFREPIMLALTSKAADAQGVWLTVNTNQPVKVSVRHTERCGSPEPVTLLGTAPLTRVQGAHLQDTLILENDAQGIYLEDSEELAFGQPGELKTFERSFKEGTLKLKITPKGMTTGLTVYRNNQMMGSAGTTLKLMEGKQRLELRGKQLKEPIAFETTIKPDETTEQPLDLASAL, encoded by the coding sequence ATGAACCCTCAAGCTTTCGGGAAATACCAGCTCCTCAAGAAGCTCGCCACGGGCGGCATGGCCGAAGTCTGGCTTGCTCGTCAGTCCGGAATCGAGGGCTTCCAGAAGGAGCTTGTCGTCAAGCGCATCCTCCCGCACCTCGCGGAGGACCGCGAGTTCGTGGAGATGTTCAAGAACGAGGCGCTGATCGCCGCGCGCTTCAATCACCCGAACATCGCGCAGGTCTACGAATTCGGGGAGGCCAACGGGACCTATTACATCGCCATGGAGTTCATCCACGGCGAGGACCTGGGCCGGGTCATGCGCAAGGCCAGCGGGATGAACCAGTGGATCGCCCGTCCGCTGGCCATCCGCATCGTCGCGTCCGCGTGCGAGGGCCTCTACTACGCGCACAGCCGCACGGATGACCGGGGCCAGCCGCTCAACGTGGTGCACCGCGACATCAGCCCGCAGAACATCCTGATCAGCTTCGATGGTTCGGTGAAGCTGGTGGACTTCGGCATCGCCAAGGCCGCGGATCAGGCGTCCATGACGAAGTCCGGCGCCATCAAGGGCAAGTTCGCGTACATGGCGCCCGAGCAGGCCGCGGGCAAGCACCTGGACCGGCGCGCGGACATCTTCGCCATCGGCCTGGTGCTGTACGAGATGCTCACCGGGCACCGGCCGCTCAAGAAGGACTCGGAGCTGGCCACGCTGCAGGCGGCCATGGAGTGCGCCATCCCGTCCCCGTCCGAGGTGGCCGACGTGCCCCGGGACATGGACCACGTGGTGATGCGCGCCCTGGCCAAGAGCGCGGATGACCGCTACGACAACGCGCGCGAGTTCCAGACGGCGCTGGAGGAACTGCTCGTCAACGAGCGCTGGCTCGTCACCTCCGGGCAGATCTCGGAGCTGATGAAGACGCTGTTCGCGGACCGGCTGCAGGAGGAGCTCAAGCAGGGCCAGTTCGTGCCCGTGGGCGAGGACTCCAACACCTCGCCGCCCCGGCCGCCCCCGGACATGAGCTGGGATGCGCCTCCGGGCGAGCCGTCCCAGTCGCGCGGCTCGCGCGGCAACACCCGCACGGGCGCCGCGCCCCGCCGCGCCACGGGCATGTCGCCCGCGCTGGCGGAGGACCCGAACGAATACGACGCGCCGTCGCTCACCGGCGTGGAGCCGCAGCCCCGCCGGCGCTCCAGCGTGTCGGAGCCGGTGGCCCGGCGCGGCACGGGCACCAGCAACCCGAACGCCACGCAGATTGCCCGCACCAACTCGCGCTCGGACCTGCGCAGCCAGCAGGTGGAGGACGTCCCGCCGCCCCGGCGCACGTCGTCGCGCGCGGTGCCGGTGTCGGAGCCGCCCATGCGTTCGCGCTCGGGCGTGCACCGGATGGACCTGGAGGACGACGAGCGCACGCGCCTGCCGCCGCCGGAGGATGATCCGGACACGGTACCCGCGCCCCTGCCGCCGCGCCGCCGCACCAGCACCAGCCAGTCCGCCGCCGTGGAGCCGCCGCGCCGCCGCACCTCCAGCCGCGTGGACGCGCCGCGCCCGCGCCCGGTGGCCCCGCCGGTGGACGACGAGGACTCCGGCGAGCGCCGCCCGTCTCGCAACAGCGCCCCTCCGCTCCCGGAGCCGGTGAAGCCGAAGGGTGGCAGCGTCCGCGCGCTCGTCACGGTGGGCTTCGTCGTGGGCCTGCTGGCGCTGGGCGTGCTCTTCCGCGAGCCCATCATGCTGGCGCTCACGTCCAAGGCCGCGGACGCGCAGGGCGTGTGGCTCACGGTGAACACCAACCAGCCGGTGAAGGTGTCCGTGCGGCACACGGAGCGCTGCGGCAGCCCGGAGCCGGTGACGCTGCTGGGCACCGCGCCGCTCACCCGCGTGCAGGGCGCGCACCTGCAGGACACGCTCATCCTGGAGAACGACGCCCAGGGCATCTACCTGGAGGACTCCGAGGAGCTCGCGTTCGGCCAGCCCGGCGAGCTGAAGACCTTCGAGCGCAGCTTCAAGGAGGGCACCCTCAAGCTGAAGATCACCCCCAAGGGGATGACGACGGGCCTGACGGTGTACCGGAACAACCAGATGATGGGCAGCGCCGGCACGACGCTGAAGCTGATGGAGGGCAAGCAGCGCCTGGAGCTGCGCGGCAAGCAGCTCAAGGAGCCCATCGCCTTCGAGACCACCATCAAGCCCGACGAGACGACCGAGCAGCCGCTGGACCTGGC